A single genomic interval of Candidatus Baltobacteraceae bacterium harbors:
- a CDS encoding class I SAM-dependent methyltransferase: MRFFDTLVRQVAYRRLHTRLNDALLDACAARAGQPSGMGRMSAVDDAMMTDVMEMLGVERGAALLDIGCGRGFAGRFLQRVASGVDYTGCDRAVEALEAARKHVPDGCFIQADFRDRDWVHAYDAVLAIEVTTNGIVDCELADTVARALRPGGRFVVTAASLRAMEVPEPRGFANAAVIDYTQRASAFARGYYGEIVLTKEWHPEIAGSLRYEACAVLEAIDRGTFRYSIVTGTAGTSRHLSIQ; this comes from the coding sequence GTGAGATTTTTCGACACGCTCGTGAGACAGGTGGCATACCGTCGCCTTCACACGCGTCTAAACGACGCGCTCCTCGACGCGTGCGCTGCCCGCGCCGGCCAGCCGAGCGGCATGGGTCGAATGTCCGCGGTCGACGACGCGATGATGACCGATGTTATGGAAATGTTGGGCGTCGAACGCGGCGCCGCGCTCCTGGATATCGGATGCGGGCGCGGCTTCGCCGGACGGTTCCTTCAACGCGTTGCCAGCGGGGTTGACTACACCGGCTGCGATCGCGCCGTCGAGGCCCTGGAGGCCGCGCGCAAGCACGTGCCCGATGGCTGTTTTATTCAAGCAGACTTTCGAGATCGCGATTGGGTGCACGCATACGATGCGGTTCTTGCGATCGAGGTGACGACAAACGGCATCGTCGATTGCGAACTTGCCGATACAGTCGCTCGTGCGCTTCGGCCCGGTGGTCGATTCGTTGTGACGGCCGCATCGTTACGCGCTATGGAGGTTCCCGAACCCCGGGGATTCGCCAACGCCGCAGTCATCGACTATACACAGCGGGCGTCTGCATTCGCGCGAGGCTACTATGGCGAGATCGTCCTGACGAAAGAGTGGCATCCCGAGATTGCCGGATCGTTGCGCTACGAAGCGTGCGCGGTGCTTGAGGCAATCGATCGAGGAACCTTCCGCTACTCGATCGTGACGGGAACTGCCGGCACGAGTCGCCATTTGTCGATTCAATGA